In Corallococcus silvisoli, one DNA window encodes the following:
- a CDS encoding cation:proton antiporter: protein MLLEVPILIGLMVAAIALAIAAKRASVPYNVALVLGGLLISVAHLLPGVPPLNPQLVFLICLPLLLFEGGITADLNGIRANAVPIGLLSTLGMILAIGATGTALHLLLHLPWGPALLLGSILAVTDTVSILYAFRRAPVPGRLAGIIQGESLFNDGTALVAYTAIAAVVAGGAAPSLGSLGGHVLLASVGGAVVGLALGLLGGFIIRRAEDPLAEIMVTTAVALASYVLAEEVHLSGAISAVVAGLAVGVTLRREVPPQSQVAIHSFWEYATFGVNTFLFLSVGLDTRPETLQGHLPGVGIAVVAVVLGRAVAIYLPFLLLKLFKPAETIPLRWQHVFLVGNIKGALSIGLALGLPESTPAREQIVAIAFGVTLVSMVGQGLMLTGALKALGLFQQDAVALEMAGQRGKLIASRAAHVELDALHTQGLLPRAAYEHLRSEYQVNIARAERELRRISEQHLAEGAKDLLSMRRRLIDAERTALQGARRNGLIPEATAEEMLAHLDARMLDLEKVLHGGHSAKDSKELKAS, encoded by the coding sequence GCGTGCCGTACAACGTCGCGCTGGTGCTTGGTGGCTTGCTCATCTCGGTCGCACACCTGCTGCCTGGGGTTCCACCGCTCAATCCCCAGCTCGTGTTCCTCATCTGCCTCCCCCTGCTGCTCTTCGAGGGCGGCATCACCGCGGACCTCAATGGCATCCGCGCCAACGCCGTCCCCATTGGCTTGCTGTCCACGCTGGGGATGATCCTCGCCATTGGCGCCACCGGCACCGCGCTGCACCTGCTGCTGCACCTGCCCTGGGGCCCCGCGCTGCTCCTGGGGTCCATCCTCGCCGTGACGGACACGGTGTCCATCCTCTACGCCTTCCGCCGCGCGCCGGTGCCAGGGAGGCTGGCGGGCATCATCCAGGGAGAGAGCCTCTTCAACGACGGCACCGCGCTGGTGGCCTACACGGCCATCGCGGCGGTGGTCGCGGGCGGGGCGGCGCCCTCGCTGGGGTCGCTGGGCGGCCACGTGCTGCTCGCGTCGGTGGGCGGCGCGGTGGTGGGGCTGGCGCTGGGCCTCCTGGGCGGGTTCATCATCCGACGCGCGGAGGACCCGCTCGCGGAGATCATGGTGACGACGGCGGTGGCGCTGGCGTCCTACGTGCTGGCGGAAGAGGTGCACCTGTCGGGCGCCATCTCCGCGGTGGTGGCGGGGCTGGCGGTGGGCGTGACGCTGCGGCGCGAGGTCCCGCCGCAGAGCCAGGTGGCCATCCACTCCTTCTGGGAGTACGCCACCTTCGGCGTCAACACGTTCCTCTTCCTCTCCGTGGGCCTGGACACGCGGCCGGAGACGCTCCAGGGGCACCTGCCGGGCGTGGGCATCGCGGTGGTGGCGGTGGTGCTGGGGCGCGCGGTGGCCATCTACCTGCCGTTCCTGTTGCTGAAGCTGTTCAAGCCCGCGGAGACCATCCCGCTGCGGTGGCAGCACGTGTTCCTGGTGGGCAACATCAAGGGCGCGCTGTCCATTGGTCTGGCGCTGGGCCTTCCGGAGTCCACGCCCGCGCGCGAACAGATTGTCGCCATCGCGTTCGGCGTCACGCTGGTGTCCATGGTGGGCCAGGGGTTGATGCTCACGGGCGCGCTCAAGGCGCTGGGCCTGTTCCAGCAGGACGCGGTGGCGCTGGAGATGGCGGGGCAGCGGGGCAAGCTCATCGCCAGCCGCGCGGCGCACGTGGAGCTGGACGCGCTGCACACGCAGGGGCTGTTGCCGCGCGCGGCCTATGAGCACCTGCGCAGCGAGTACCAGGTGAACATCGCGCGGGCGGAGCGGGAGCTGCGGCGCATCAGCGAGCAGCACCTGGCGGAAGGGGCGAAGGACCTGTTGAGCATGCGGCGGCGGCTCATCGACGCGGAGCGCACGGCGCTGCAGGGCGCGCGGCGCAACGGGCTGATTCCGGAGGCGACGGCGGAGGAGATGCTGGCGCACCTGGACGCGCGGATGTTGGACCTGGAGAAGGTGCTGCACGGCGGCCACTCGGCCAAGGACAGCAAGGAGCTCAAGGCGTCATGA
- a CDS encoding cyclic nucleotide-binding domain-containing protein has protein sequence MKIVIAGGGRVGGALAARLVSEQHTVTVIERDAGICARLFEEVGVVTVCGDATNPRVLEAAGIGTADVAAAVLAHDPANLAFAMLVRSMSSARLMVRMLDTNYRDAYRLAGVKELVAEADVVVAKMTTAIDFPQVSGSLPLTSSDALLFELTIPSRARVSGQTVAQVRGMEGFPRECIFIAMVDPQGHTAIPEGNTQLRAGYTVILVARRAHVAQAVEFLTAEPPLGAGLASTLAQTLRKLDFLAPLSDDELETVARGAELLQTPAGTELFRQGDAGETFYVVVSGEVAMKDGARQTVATVKPGGFFGELALLTGEPRNATAVTSTPCELAAVGRDDFRGVMMANPAVALEMSRILGQRLSRLGGQASQPKRRGLFGR, from the coding sequence ATGAAGATCGTCATCGCGGGGGGAGGACGGGTGGGCGGCGCGCTGGCGGCGCGGCTCGTGTCGGAGCAGCACACGGTGACGGTCATCGAGCGCGATGCTGGCATCTGCGCCCGCCTCTTCGAGGAGGTGGGCGTGGTGACGGTGTGCGGGGACGCCACCAACCCGCGCGTGCTGGAGGCGGCGGGCATCGGGACGGCGGACGTGGCGGCGGCGGTGCTCGCGCACGACCCGGCGAACCTCGCCTTCGCCATGCTGGTGCGCTCCATGTCCAGCGCGCGCCTGATGGTGCGGATGCTGGATACAAACTACCGCGACGCGTACCGGCTGGCCGGCGTGAAGGAGCTGGTGGCGGAGGCGGACGTGGTGGTGGCGAAGATGACCACCGCCATCGACTTCCCGCAGGTGTCCGGGTCGCTGCCGCTCACCAGCAGCGACGCGCTCCTGTTCGAGCTGACCATCCCCTCCCGCGCCCGGGTGTCCGGGCAGACGGTGGCGCAGGTGCGCGGCATGGAGGGCTTCCCGCGCGAGTGCATCTTCATCGCGATGGTGGACCCGCAGGGCCACACGGCGATTCCGGAGGGCAACACGCAGCTGCGCGCCGGGTACACGGTCATCCTCGTGGCCCGCCGCGCGCACGTGGCGCAGGCGGTGGAGTTCCTCACGGCGGAGCCGCCGCTGGGCGCGGGGCTGGCGTCCACGCTGGCGCAGACGCTGCGCAAGCTGGACTTCCTGGCGCCCCTGAGTGACGACGAGCTGGAGACGGTGGCGCGAGGCGCGGAGCTGCTCCAGACGCCGGCGGGCACGGAGCTGTTCCGCCAGGGAGACGCGGGCGAGACGTTCTACGTGGTCGTCTCCGGCGAGGTCGCGATGAAGGACGGCGCGCGGCAGACGGTGGCCACGGTGAAGCCGGGGGGCTTCTTCGGGGAGCTGGCCCTGCTCACGGGCGAGCCCCGCAACGCCACCGCCGTCACCAGCACGCCGTGCGAGCTGGCCGCGGTGGGCCGCGACGACTTCCGCGGCGTGATGATGGCCAACCCCGCCGTCGCGCTGGAGATGAGCCGCATCCTGGGCCAGCGCCTGTCGCGGCTGGGCGGCCAGGCCTCTCAACCCAAGCGGCGCGGGCTGTTCGGCCGCTGA
- a CDS encoding SDR family oxidoreductase gives MTTKHTALVLGATGIIGRNLLTHLDTRPDWTVKAVSRRAPDFPTRAQARSLDLLSPDSLAGAAAWLRDVTHVFFAAYQEHADPAELARINVGLLRNTVEALEKYAPGFRHVSFIQGGKAYGAQFGLYKTPAKESDPRHFPPNFYYDQEDFLRDASQGRRWSWTALRPDMMMGLAVGNPMNLGNLIGVYASLCKALRVPLRFPSTPRAYSILANVTDATVLAKALEWSALDEACAGEVFNITNGDVFRWSQVFPRIADAFGIACADPQPFSLAEAMRDKAPVWDALTQRHGLKPHGLKALAHWAFGDFIFHVENDAFFDVNKARRFGFQEMHLDSADAMVALMRQLQAEKLIPA, from the coding sequence ATGACGACGAAGCACACCGCGCTGGTGCTGGGCGCCACCGGCATCATCGGCCGCAACCTCCTCACGCACCTGGACACCCGGCCGGACTGGACGGTGAAGGCCGTGTCGCGCCGCGCGCCGGACTTCCCCACGCGCGCGCAGGCGCGGTCGCTGGACCTCTTGTCGCCGGACTCGCTCGCGGGCGCGGCGGCGTGGCTCCGCGACGTCACCCACGTCTTCTTCGCCGCCTACCAGGAGCACGCGGACCCGGCGGAGCTTGCGCGCATCAACGTGGGCCTGCTGCGCAACACCGTGGAGGCCCTGGAGAAGTACGCGCCGGGCTTCCGCCACGTGTCCTTCATCCAGGGCGGCAAGGCGTACGGCGCGCAGTTCGGCCTCTACAAGACGCCCGCGAAGGAGAGCGACCCGCGCCACTTCCCGCCCAACTTCTACTACGACCAGGAGGACTTCCTGCGCGACGCCTCCCAGGGCCGGCGCTGGAGCTGGACCGCCCTCCGGCCCGACATGATGATGGGCCTCGCCGTGGGCAACCCGATGAACCTGGGCAACCTCATCGGCGTCTATGCCTCGCTGTGCAAGGCCTTGCGCGTGCCGCTGCGCTTCCCCTCCACGCCGCGCGCGTACTCCATCCTGGCCAACGTGACGGACGCCACGGTGCTGGCCAAGGCCCTGGAGTGGTCCGCCCTCGACGAGGCCTGCGCGGGCGAGGTCTTCAACATCACCAACGGCGACGTCTTCCGCTGGAGCCAGGTCTTCCCGCGCATCGCGGACGCGTTCGGCATCGCGTGCGCGGACCCGCAGCCCTTCTCCCTCGCGGAGGCGATGCGGGACAAGGCCCCCGTCTGGGACGCGCTCACCCAACGCCACGGCCTGAAGCCGCATGGCCTGAAGGCCCTGGCCCACTGGGCCTTCGGCGACTTCATCTTCCACGTGGAGAACGACGCGTTCTTCGACGTGAACAAGGCCCGGCGCTTCGGCTTCCAGGAGATGCACCTGGACAGCGCGGACGCCATGGTCGCGCTGATGCGTCAGCTCCAGGCGGAGAAGCTCATCCCCGCTTGA